The genomic stretch ACCCCATATGTCGAATGCAGTGACTTTGGAAAATTTTCACCGTATAACATTTCTATTAAAGAGATCTCTTGACACCTTATTGATTCCCCGCACGATAAGAGATTTTTTACGATGGAATCTCCAGAACTCCAGCATAACATCTTTATTGAGCTGGATATCTTTTATGAAGGTGCAAGTACGCTTCGCTCTTGAGAGATCGTTCTCAAAAATGCGCGTCTTGTCGCAGTGCGTTCCCGTGCCATCGAGACCGATATTGTTGACATATGAGTAGCGGGGGCAGATAGAATACATTCTATGTTTGAAATGCGCATAACTAAATCGGATAGCCCAGGAATTAATTTTTCCTTCCATCTGTAATTTAAGCATATTTGTAAGATCATCTCCTCCGCGGTTGAACTGCTTTTGCCGTTCAGAATCATTAATGAATTGACGATAGTCCTTGATCTCCCAATCGACAAGGTTCCACCGGTCAGCCCAGGTAGCCCAACCCCATGATGAATTCCGGTAATTCAGATAGATGTCATCGGGAAAGTTTTCGGGAAAACTCATACAGACTGGCGGTAGAGTGTAGCCACTTATCGACATAATTTCAGGGTTACAGTGATAGAATTCCAGCCCCTCGTTCATGAACCGCAGGAAGTAAGGACTTGTTACGAGGTCATCTTCCAGCACGATCACCCTGCCGTAGTCGTTCACAATCTTTGTCACGCCATCGATGATCGAATCGGCCAACCCCCAGTTTTCACTCCGCTCGATGATCGTGACTTTTTTGAATCCGTCTATTGTTTTGATATACTCGCGGACTCTGGCAACATCTTCTACCGCGCGCTCAGTTTTGGGAGCGTCGCTGTAGATGAAGATCTCACTTTCGCTCGCCAACTCGTTCTTTTGTAGCGCCTCTACAGTCTGCCGGGTGTGCAACGGTCGGTTGTAGACGAAGAGAGTTATGGGAGCTAATTCAGTTTCAGTCATTCTACCCATCCCTCGCGGCATGAAAGCATAATAGAATCATGACTTCTGGACATACATTTAGATATTTTTCGATGAACAATATGAATCGAAAGGCTATTGAAGATAATGGTAACGTCTCAGATCTTCTGTAATTTGCCTGAGCCCTGTCTCCTTGTCTGATCATTCCTTCTCCATCGTCAAATACCTTCTGCCGGTGACCCACTCCTCGTTGATGTCCATCAGGATAGATCCGACCAGCCGGAGAAGGGATTCCTCGTTCGGGAACACGCCTACAACCTTGGTTCTCCGTTTCAGTTCCCTATTGACCCGCTCCACCATGTTCGTCGTTCTGAGCCGTTTCCCGTGCGGTTTTGGGAATGCCGTGTAACTCATAAGCCCGGGGAGGAATCGTTCGATGGTGTTGGCTGCTTTCCGGTACCCCCTGGCATTCAGGTCATCAGCGAGATCTTGAAGCCTTTGTTCACTTCCATAGGCCTCCTTCAGGCCTTCTACAACCTCTTTCTGGTGTTTCCGAGGAATATTCCTCAAGACAGCTCGGGTACAATGAACCTGACACATCTGCCAGGATGCACCGAGGAAGGCGGCTTCAGCCGCCTTCTGGATGCCGGTATGCCCATCCGAGACGACCAGTTGAACCCCGGTGAGTCCCCGTTCGTTGAGCTCCTCGAACATTCCTGACCAGAATTCTTCGTTCTCACAATCCGTGATTCTTGCGCCCAGGATCTCCCGGTAGCCGTCATCCCGGACGCCGGCGACCACCAGGACCGCTTTGGTGACGTATCGTGCTCCGTCCCGGATTTTGTAGTAGGAGGCATCCACGAAGAGGTATGGGATAGCCTGTTCGATCGGCCGCAGGAAGAATGCCTGCACCTGGTCGTCGAGGTTCTTGGCCATCCGGGAGACCGAAGCCGGGGAGAGCTGGTCGATCCCCAGATGACTGACGATCTCCTGGATCTTTCTCGTCGAAACTCCCTGGAGGTAGGATTCGACAATTGCGTTCACCAGAGCTTTCTCCACCCGGGCATAGCGCCCGAAGACCTGTGTCTCGAACGGGAACTCCCGGAACTGCGGTTTCCGGAGGATCGTCTCCCCGTATCGGGTCTTGAGGGATCGGTCCTTGTAACCGTTTCGATGCGCTTTCCGCGCATCGGTGCGTTCGTACTGGGCGGCTCCTGCCTGCTGGAGGGCCTCTGCGAGCATCACCTGGTTGAGGAACCAGGTGATGAGCGTCTTCATGCCGTTCTCCTGATCGGAAAGATAATCTTCGATTAACGCTAAGGGATCCATGGCCCTGTTTCTCCTTTGTCCAAATCTAGGTTGGATCCAGGGCCAATTCAATTTTACAGAACTTTCGTTACGCTACCTTTTTCATTTAGTGACTGGCAAAATAAGCTGCACTACATCTGCCGTTCATTTTAACAATCTTTGTAGGTTGTTATTTGTCTTAACTTTCAGGCTCAATAAGTTTGAAACAGTTCCCCAATATTTTATCTTGTCCTTCGAATCAACTACATAGATAGTCTCAAAACACCATTACCTGGACGGGGACACCCATTCAAAGATCATCACGTTTCTCGTACATCTGCCATTCCAGCAGGACCAGAATTTGAGCACCATCAGGTACGGTTCCCGGGGAAGCCATACCGGCGATTCGACGCAAGATATAACTCAGCTATTTGTTAAACCGTGGAAGAGTGCTCCAAATCATGTGAATGTTGGATCCGCGAATGCTTTTAGGACAACTTCTAATCTACCTTAGGGAACATCGCATTAGAATGACCTTCAGATCATTTATTCCGTTTTACTATCAAGCAGATTTTATGTCTCTCCCCTTCTACCGACTATAATATTTTTTAAGAACATCTGCAGACGCCGAACTGGATTATATTCATTGGAATGAACGTTTTTTGCCAACCCTTCTGGGGTCAATAGTAAATTTGCCTCTTTTAGTGTGTATGTTCGTTTTCTATCTCCAATAATCTCCCTATTTCGAGCGGATTCAGGATTTTCGTAAGTGTCTCCTAGATTATGTTTTACATGGCTATAATCATGATTCTGATGTATCACTGTGGTAACCGCTGTTGCATCAATCACAGGAATCCTGTTTGTTCGGGCGTTGTAAATCATCCAGTTATCCCATCCAGCTCTTCCAACAGCAAATGGTGGAATAGACTCAAAAGTATCTCCCGGAAAGACAAAATAGTCGCTTCCTGCTGGGGGGTGAATTTTCGCGTGAACTTTTAGGTAATCATGCATGTTCTTTTGCCAATTATCTACTGAAAAATCCCACGGTACATCGATATCTACATCCCACCGTTGACCAACCATCAAATATGCTTCTGGTAATGTCTGAATTGTTCTGATTGCTCCTATAAAGTCTTGCAAGAGAATAATATCTGCATTAACATAGCAGAGGATCCCGTTGCGAGCCTCACGATGTGCTTTTGTAAAAACGTCGCTTAATAGTGGTGTGCCATATTCGTTTTTTGCAATGTTCTGAATATGACGCACGCCAAGTTCTTGTGCAATTTCTTCAACCCCCTCTTCATCTCCAAAAAGGATAATTTCACAGGACGGTTCGAGTAGAGTCCAACTCTTGATCGCGTTCTTTTGAATAACGGAGATATGATCTTTAAATGGTTTGGGGATCGTGAAGATCGTCAACATAGGTTCTTAATCTCCTTTTCGTTTGAGGATAAAACAGCCTAACCCATAGAGTCTTTCTTGAGGGAATCTGTTAAGGGCTTCTTTTTTTGTAACAGGGATCCACTTATTCTCCATATCTTTAGTCCAATACTGTTCTTTCTCAATGATGTATCCACTTAACAAGAGAGGTAAGCGGGCTTCTCCGTACACTCTATGGAGAGGGGGAAATACAGCATCTTTACCCACGGGAATTGTTAGAAGCATGATTCCCTCCGGCTTAAGTAACATTTTCAGTCGCTCCATTGCATCTAAATCACCGTCAAGTAGATCCTCTGTTACTCCATAACGACCCGCAAGGCCAACATGTTCGATGACGGAGCAGTTGATAATCAGATCAAAATGACTTTCGGGCAGCTGGAGTTTGAGAATGTCTCCTTGCGTAAAGTGGAGGTGGGGGTGATGATACAGCCATGCAATTGGCTGCTGGTCGACTGCCGTCACGTTGAACCCGGCCTCTGCGGCGACAAGCCCTAATGAACTCCCCCCGGGCCCAAAATCCAATGCTTCTCCTGATCCCTTGGGCATCTGCGATGCGACCCACGACCATTCGATGTCACGGTCGCCGAGAAGATTCAGTTTGTCGCTATGACCGGCGAGAAATTGATCTCTAATAAACCTATATATCCTTTTCATTTTAGTATTTCCATCTCCATTGTTTTTTTCTTCCTTTATTTATTTGATCCCAAACTTCTCACGTGTTAGGAGGTTATCGAGGTTGATTTTCTCGGCGATCTTGTAGACCTGCTTCGGCACCTCGGCGGATCCGCCTCTCCTCCCAAAAACTCACTGCCTATGACCTTTGAGATTTTCAGGAGCAGCCCCGGGGGTAGGAGGTGTGCAGTCATCCTCGCCTGCCTGCTCTGGTTCTGGATCCGGTAGGAGAAGTAGAGGTACCCAACGAAGACGTGGCTTAAGATCACCATTACTTCCCGGAGATAGGGTGTATCCGCCTGGATCAGGCCCTTCGGCAGACTGGTCTTCGACCAGGTTCCAGTTGACATGGGACGAACTGGATCTCGACGCCGCCAACCCGTTCCGACGGGGCGGCTTCGTCGCAGGCGGATACGAACTGGGAGAAGATATTTGGCGTAGACAAAGAACGATTAGATACGAATATAGGTCTCAGGCAAGCCATAGAAATATGAGACAATGCAACTCAAAAAGAGGTGCAAAAACGAACATATTAAAATATCGCTCGTCAAATCATTGATGGGCTATGGTATCAATACTCATTACCGGGATAAGTGGTTTTGTCGGCGGGCATTTTACTCGATACTTGTTGAGCAAGAAAACAGGCTATGATATCCACGGTGTGAGTCGTTCAAAACCCGCGTGGGATACTGTTCTGGATC from Methanoculleus chikugoensis encodes the following:
- a CDS encoding glycosyltransferase: MTETELAPITLFVYNRPLHTRQTVEALQKNELASESEIFIYSDAPKTERAVEDVARVREYIKTIDGFKKVTIIERSENWGLADSIIDGVTKIVNDYGRVIVLEDDLVTSPYFLRFMNEGLEFYHCNPEIMSISGYTLPPVCMSFPENFPDDIYLNYRNSSWGWATWADRWNLVDWEIKDYRQFINDSERQKQFNRGGDDLTNMLKLQMEGKINSWAIRFSYAHFKHRMYSICPRYSYVNNIGLDGTGTHCDKTRIFENDLSRAKRTCTFIKDIQLNKDVMLEFWRFHRKKSLIVRGINKVSRDLFNRNVIR
- a CDS encoding IS256 family transposase, coding for MDPLALIEDYLSDQENGMKTLITWFLNQVMLAEALQQAGAAQYERTDARKAHRNGYKDRSLKTRYGETILRKPQFREFPFETQVFGRYARVEKALVNAIVESYLQGVSTRKIQEIVSHLGIDQLSPASVSRMAKNLDDQVQAFFLRPIEQAIPYLFVDASYYKIRDGARYVTKAVLVVAGVRDDGYREILGARITDCENEEFWSGMFEELNERGLTGVQLVVSDGHTGIQKAAEAAFLGASWQMCQVHCTRAVLRNIPRKHQKEVVEGLKEAYGSEQRLQDLADDLNARGYRKAANTIERFLPGLMSYTAFPKPHGKRLRTTNMVERVNRELKRRTKVVGVFPNEESLLRLVGSILMDINEEWVTGRRYLTMEKE
- a CDS encoding class I SAM-dependent methyltransferase; translated protein: MKRIYRFIRDQFLAGHSDKLNLLGDRDIEWSWVASQMPKGSGEALDFGPGGSSLGLVAAEAGFNVTAVDQQPIAWLYHHPHLHFTQGDILKLQLPESHFDLIINCSVIEHVGLAGRYGVTEDLLDGDLDAMERLKMLLKPEGIMLLTIPVGKDAVFPPLHRVYGEARLPLLLSGYIIEKEQYWTKDMENKWIPVTKKEALNRFPQERLYGLGCFILKRKGD